From the genome of Psychrobacter sp. M13:
CAAGCAATCCCTGTAATTATAGAGTCTTCGTAACTTCAATACTTCAATACTTCAATAAAAAATTAACTGAAAAAAGCCTAGCAACTATTAATAGCGCTAGGCTTTTTTGTGAGAATAATCAGGCAGTTTTTAAACCCCTTTACTCTCCAAACCCTTAGCATACTCCCGCACGTTCTGGGTGATTTTCATTGAGCAAAACTTCGGGCCACACATCGAGCAAAAGTGAGCGGTTTTATGAGCGTCTTTTGGCAGAGTCTCATCATGGAACTCACGGGCAGTATCAGGATCGAGTGCTAGGTTGAACTGATCATCCCAGCGGAATTCAAAACGGGCTTTGGATAAGGCATTATCACGTGCTTGTGCACCCGGATGACCTTTGGCAAGATCGGCAGCATGGGCGGCGATTTTGTAAGTGATGATGCCATCTTTGACATCCTTTTTATTCGGCAGGCCCAGATGCTCTTTTGGCGTGACGTAACATAGCATCGCGGTACCAAACCAGCCAATCATCGCCGCGCCAATAGCACTCGTAACATGATCGTACCCAGGTGCGATATCGGTCGTTAATGGCCCTAAGGTATAAAAAGGTGCGTCATTACACAGCTCAAGTTGCAAGTCCATATTCTCTTTAATGCGGTTCATCGCGACATGACCTGGGCCTTCAACCATTACTTGTACATCGTGCTCCCAAGCGATTTTGGTTACCTCTCCAAGGGTACGCAGCTCACCAAATTGTGCTTCATCGTTGGCATCTTGCAAGCAGCCAGGGCGCAGGCCATCGCCTAAGCTAAACGCCACATCATACTGTTTCATAATCTCGCAAATATCAGCAAAATGCGTATACAAAAAGTTCTGCTGTTGATGCGCAAGGCACCACTGCGCCATGATAGAGCCACCGCGTGAGACGATACCCGTTAAGCGTCCAGCAGTCATCGGTACGTATTCGAGTAAAACACCTGCATGAATAGTAAAATAATCCACGCCTTGTTCCGCCTGCTCTATCAGCGTATCGCGGAATATCTCCCACGTTAAATCTTCAGCGACACCATCGACTTTTTCTAGTGCCTGATAAATAGGAACCGTACCAATCGGTACCGGTGAGTTGCGAATTAGCCACTCACGAGTCTCATGAATATGGTTACCCGTTGATAAGTCCATGATGGTATCAGCGCCCCAACGTGTCGCCCACGTCATTTTAGAGACTTCTTCATCAATAGAAGAGCCGAGCGCTGAGTTACCGATATTGGCGTTAATTTTGACCAAGAAGTTGCGCCCGATAATCATCGGTTCAGATTCAGGGTGGTTGATATTATTAGGAATGATTGCGCGTCCTGCTGCTACCTCTGAGCGCACAAATTCAGGAGTGATGACAGTAGGAGTGTTCGCGCCAAAGCTCTCCCCATCATGTTGGCGCATATCGGTCAGCTCGTGTTGCTTT
Proteins encoded in this window:
- the thiC gene encoding phosphomethylpyrimidine synthase ThiC, coding for MTTATIHPTPDSHSSTHSEPTLYKPANSPVTNSSKADKKSDALKTPAHRSDTDARFEEDARDLHRILPASHKVYIEGTRPDIQVPMRKISLDPTPVQGTPENEWEPNPAFYVYDTSGVYTDPNIQIDLTKGLPKLREGWIAERGDTEQLDGLSSSYGLARARDISTANLRFAHIDKPRRAKDVAGKAGNVTQMYYARRGIITPEMEYIAIRETQKQHELTDMRQHDGESFGANTPTVITPEFVRSEVAAGRAIIPNNINHPESEPMIIGRNFLVKINANIGNSALGSSIDEEVSKMTWATRWGADTIMDLSTGNHIHETREWLIRNSPVPIGTVPIYQALEKVDGVAEDLTWEIFRDTLIEQAEQGVDYFTIHAGVLLEYVPMTAGRLTGIVSRGGSIMAQWCLAHQQQNFLYTHFADICEIMKQYDVAFSLGDGLRPGCLQDANDEAQFGELRTLGEVTKIAWEHDVQVMVEGPGHVAMNRIKENMDLQLELCNDAPFYTLGPLTTDIAPGYDHVTSAIGAAMIGWFGTAMLCYVTPKEHLGLPNKKDVKDGIITYKIAAHAADLAKGHPGAQARDNALSKARFEFRWDDQFNLALDPDTAREFHDETLPKDAHKTAHFCSMCGPKFCSMKITQNVREYAKGLESKGV